One segment of Amycolatopsis alba DSM 44262 DNA contains the following:
- a CDS encoding cell division protein DivIVA, which yields MVPERDNGLLPLRREYTQAWHGFDRNEVRQYLDHLEAQLHRVITDRDAAIAQATSATRELETVRHEVAKLNARIEELKKPPERLEDLDERMQRTVTLAQARADEVTKRAEVAAEKHWASSSEASKKLRERYTRLVAELDKQADALHSEHESALAETRAEVQRLTVEAAQRRELLDNEAERKRRKIEREFDQTISAQRASHEKHIADQQTASKNQAERRIAEATAEAKRRVDEATTEAKRRLDEATTTAAQRTTAAQRKVERLAEIREQARKSLMQADEVLKGSEAMLAALPEESVIPHASKLVGGDSKAEETKPAAKAAKPAEQPASKAAAPAKTAPAKPASSAPAAAAPKNGQSEQNGPKANGQKPSPAKTGS from the coding sequence ATGGTTCCCGAGCGAGACAACGGCCTGTTGCCCCTGCGGCGCGAGTACACCCAGGCCTGGCATGGCTTCGACCGGAACGAAGTGCGCCAGTATCTGGATCATCTCGAAGCCCAGCTGCATCGCGTGATCACCGACCGCGACGCCGCGATCGCGCAGGCGACCTCGGCCACCCGCGAACTCGAAACCGTGCGCCACGAGGTGGCGAAGCTGAACGCCAGGATCGAGGAACTGAAGAAACCGCCGGAGCGGCTCGAAGACCTCGACGAGCGGATGCAACGCACCGTCACGCTCGCGCAGGCACGCGCGGACGAGGTCACGAAGCGCGCCGAGGTCGCGGCCGAGAAGCATTGGGCGTCCTCGAGCGAGGCCTCGAAGAAGCTCCGTGAGCGCTACACGCGGCTCGTCGCCGAGCTGGACAAGCAGGCGGACGCGCTGCACTCCGAGCACGAATCCGCGCTCGCCGAGACCCGCGCCGAGGTCCAGCGGCTGACCGTCGAGGCCGCCCAGCGCCGGGAACTGCTGGACAACGAGGCCGAGCGCAAGCGCCGGAAGATCGAGCGCGAGTTCGACCAGACGATTTCGGCTCAGCGCGCTTCACACGAGAAGCACATCGCCGACCAGCAGACGGCCAGCAAGAACCAGGCCGAACGCCGGATCGCGGAGGCCACCGCGGAGGCCAAGCGCCGCGTCGACGAGGCGACGACCGAGGCCAAGCGCCGTCTCGACGAGGCCACGACGACCGCCGCCCAGCGCACGACCGCCGCCCAGCGGAAGGTCGAACGGCTGGCGGAGATCCGCGAGCAGGCCCGCAAGAGCCTGATGCAGGCCGACGAGGTCCTGAAGGGCAGCGAGGCGATGCTCGCGGCGCTGCCCGAAGAATCGGTGATCCCGCACGCTTCGAAGCTCGTCGGCGGCGACAGCAAGGCCGAAGAGACGAAGCCTGCCGCCAAGGCTGCCAAGCCCGCCGAGCAGCCCGCCTCAAAGGCCGCCGCTCCGGCCAAGACCGCTCCTGCCAAGCCCGCTTCTTCGGCGCCTGCCGCCGCTGCGCCGAAGAACGGACAGAGCGAGCAGAACGGCCCCAAGGCGAACGGGCAGAAGCCGTCACCGGCCAAAACCGGCTCCTGA